TAAATCCATTTTTTGTTGCAGGCGGATACTAGCAGGCGAGGAGATTCAGACAGTTCTTCGATGATGCGGtctggaggagaagaagatggagaagataaCAATAACTACTTGGGAAGTGAGACATCATGGGCTGTTCCACAGATTCCTTCTCCACCAACAGCTTCTGGTCTCAACTGGCCTAAACATTTTAACCACCACTCAGCAGTGTTTGTTCCGGACATAGCTTCCTCAACTCCTTACACCGGTTCTTCCCCTAACCAGAGGGTTGGGAAACGGCGGCGACGGTTCTAGCCATCCTCAACAAACCGGCCGGTTCGTCAAGAGATGTGACTCAATGTGTTATTGTAGTTGGCTTGGGACTTAATGTTGAGTGTTCTTTGTTATATTAAtggaaaaacataatttttgaattaGACTAAACTACACTATGCAGAGTGCATTACATTAAAAGTGAAGTTATCATCCAGTAGAAAACACAGGTCCTCTTGAtccaaaactatataaaatgttTCACATTCCATACCGACTCATTTGCTGCTGGAACCAGGAGCAGCCCAGTGAGGTGGAAGACGGTCGGAAACAGGCAAACCAGTAGGAGTGGGCAAGGTTCTGACATTGATGTCAAGAGGATACAACCTATACTCAATGTCAAGCTCTCTGCAGATCTTGGCAATCTCTTCAACAAGCTGAGACCTTCGAGCCCATTTCTCTCCCATGTCTTGATGGTTCATTCTATGCGTTGGCCAGACCGCAATCCTCACGCTGTTTAGCGACTCCATGTCTTTGAATACTATCATTGGCGCTGGATACCAATGGTCCTTCTTCCCCTCAATGTAACTATCACAGAGAATGTATGTCATAAGTATATAGCTTGTGATACTTATAAAACTTGTGAATAATGAAATGTACTTTGTGATTCTCTGCTTGATGAGCATGATTTTCTCAGCTGGAGTAGTAATGTGGATGGAGAATTCGATTCCATCTCCCATGTCTGGACTACGGTAATAGTTTCCAATGGATTTAGTCCAGAGGAGACTGTTCGGGTACACAACTTTCTGGTTATCAAACCTCAAGAACACTGTTGTCAGTATGTTCATCTCTTCCACAACCATCTGGAGTAAAACACATAAGATAGTTATCTTTAAAACATTGCATACAATATCGAAAACTGACaagtattgttttaattttaccTGGACTCCGTCGATCTCACATCTATCGCCTACATCAAAGGGGTGTATCACGAACAAGAAGATGATAGATTCGAATACTATCTTGCACATGTTTCCAAATATGAATGCAACAACCACGACTTGAGAGCTCATGACCACTAGGAACTTGGTGGAAGTGATGCCAAGTATGATAAGCCAGATGATGACTATGATGATACCAACTACGATGTTCACCATCTTGTGAAGCCTGTTCACTGCTGTTTTTGTGTCGTTTAGTGTCAACGCAAGTGCTCTTCTCTCTCTGAAAGCATTCACCTGTGAAGAACGTTTGGTTAGATTCATTAATGTTAAAGATTGTGAACTCATCATCCAAACTTCTTACCACCCAGTTTTTGAGAGATGATTTGCTAATCCTATTCGTCTCAGTTGCTCCTTCAAAGAGACTTAAAGTCTTCAAAGCTTCGTCATCTGGGAGAAACCGTGATATGTCCTTCAGGTAGATGAACCTAAACAATCGCTAATGGTTAATACTTACAATGTGATATGGTCAATGGCCTTGGATGTTGATTTTACTTACTTTGATCCAGGCTTGGCTACATTGTGAAAGATCTTTCTAGCAGCAAGCTTAGCCTCAAACTCACTCCTAATCTGGTTTCCTTTATCATCCTCCAAGTTCGGATCTTGCAGCTGCTCATCCAAAGTAGTCAACGACCCATGCCTTATTATATTCATCAGCCTCTTCATCTTCCACGCGGAAACATTCTTAGTATTCAGCTTATGCAAGCTATCAATCGTAATCCCTTTCTTATCTCCACCTCCCTCAGAGAGAACGCGAGACAGCAGCAACGGGCTCTTCTCAACCGTTGCCGTCACCGTAGGACTCTTCTGAGCCTCAACACCACCGCCACCAGGGTTCTGAAACTTCTTAACCTCAACGCTGAtcctctcttcctcctcctcgttCCTCTGAATCTCAATCAAAGGAGGACCAGACAAGGTCTCGATCACGTACTGAGTAAACAAAGACTCCTGAATCCTATCGAAGTAAGTACTCATATGAAACGAGGAAGCAAGAACTTTAACCAAAAGCGTCTTCACAAGCCAGAGCAAGAACCCaaccaacaaacaaacaatgatCTTAGTCACTTTACGAAGGGCCTTAGTATTCGCAGCTTCCGC
This Brassica napus cultivar Da-Ae chromosome C6, Da-Ae, whole genome shotgun sequence DNA region includes the following protein-coding sequences:
- the LOC106354549 gene encoding mechanosensitive ion channel protein 6; translation: MAVDSTDRREVILKINDHPENATTTNGASGETPGKIWRDGSYDFWTDGHDGNLHKGVNPPEGERSSAAASEEGKDNEPFEFRRGGDDPPMKLIGQFLHKQQASGEISLDMDLSMDELQNQSKGLTPVSESPASARANNNNSRDGEVVVKCSGAAAAPSQRSSTNLLKMRTRSRLSDPPTPKPPLPPSGRIPKSGQMKSGLFGKSPRNHQNDDEEDDPFAEEDLPEEYRKDKLSLWIVLEWLSLILIIAALVCTLSIRYLRDKVFWELHLWKWEAMVLVLICGRLVSSWIVKIVVFFVERNFLLRKRVLYFVYGVRKAVMNCLWLGLVLLAWHFLFDEKVAEAANTKALRKVTKIIVCLLVGFLLWLVKTLLVKVLASSFHMSTYFDRIQESLFTQYVIETLSGPPLIEIQRNEEEEERISVEVKKFQNPGGGGVEAQKSPTVTATVEKSPLLLSRVLSEGGGDKKGITIDSLHKLNTKNVSAWKMKRLMNIIRHGSLTTLDEQLQDPNLEDDKGNQIRSEFEAKLAARKIFHNVAKPGSKFIYLKDISRFLPDDEALKTLSLFEGATETNRISKSSLKNWVVNAFRERRALALTLNDTKTAVNRLHKMVNIVVGIIIVIIWLIILGITSTKFLVVMSSQVVVVAFIFGNMCKIVFESIIFLFVIHPFDVGDRCEIDGVQMVVEEMNILTTVFLRFDNQKVVYPNSLLWTKSIGNYYRSPDMGDGIEFSIHITTPAEKIMLIKQRITNYIEGKKDHWYPAPMIVFKDMESLNSVRIAVWPTHRMNHQDMGEKWARRSQLVEEIAKICRELDIEYRLYPLDINVRTLPTPTGLPVSDRLPPHWAAPGSSSK